Genomic DNA from Pedosphaera parvula Ellin514:
GTGAACGCGGCGAACTGGACAAATACCGCCAGCCCATTCGGAAACGGAGTTCCGACGACCGGAGATAACGGCATCAACAACATCGCCGGGTCAACCGCAGTAATTGGGCTGGGTGACGTCGTTAATGCAGCCACTTTGGATGCCCCTGCGGGAACAATTTCGGTCATGGATGGCGATTTGACGGCGACCACCATGCGGGCCACCGGCAGCAATGGAGTCATCTCGGTAAGTGGCGGGAACGTCAATCTCGCCAACCTGCAAATCACCGCGAACTACGGCGTTGTCTCCATCAGCGGTGGGACAACTACAGTCAGCACGGACAGTCGGATCGGAGCGGGTAACGCGGTTTGGAATGTCAGCAACGGCACGCTGAACTTGAGCAAGCATACCATCGGGTCCGCAGCAGCCAACAACACCAACAATGTGATGACCGTTTCCAGGAACGCCGTCGTTACACAAAACCAGGGCATTAGCGGCGGTGCGAATCGCGAGCTTTGGGTGGGTGGAAACAACGCAGGTTCGGGCACTTTGATTTTGAAAGATAATGCCACGTGGACCAGCAGTGCGGCCAACGGGAATACCGATGTCATTTTCGGCCGAACGTCTGGTGCCGGTCAAACACCGGTTGGGACGCTGACGATTCAAGACAATGCCAGTTTTGTGGTTCAAGCTGGTAACGCGGCAGCAAAAGTGATTCAGCTGGCAGGCGGGCCCAATGACGGTGCAACCGGCATCATCAATCTAAACGGTGGAAACATTTCTGCCATCGGCATCTCCCGCGCCCGTAGCGGAACGAGCACGGGCACGATCAACGCCAATGGCGGAAAAATCACCGCATTAGCGGCAGGGACAAATTTCTTTCTCAACTTTCCTGGCACGGGCGGGCCGAACTCCATCAATCTGCTTGCAGGTGGGCTGAAGTTTGACACCGGCGGGTTTAATTCCGGGATCACCAACGTCCTCTCGGGCGTGGGTGGATTGACCAAGTTGGGAGCTGAGACCCTGACACTCTCCGGTTCGAATATTTATACCGGTGGAACTATTGTTAGCAGCGGAACGCTCGCAGTGACAGGAGTTGGTTTGATCAATGCCAGTGGGTCCATCTCGGTGAACGCCGCCACGCTGGATGTTTCTGCGGCCAACGCACAACTTTCCTCCGCAGGCTCGTTGACCCTGAATGACGCCAACTTGATCGGTAAATTTTCGACTACGAATATCACAGTGGGTACGTTCGGCACCAGCGGCACGACCAACATCATCAATATCACCGCACTGCCGATTCCCGTCTCCCTGCCCGCGCAGATTACTTTGATCAACTACACCACGGCCGCACCTGGATTGGTGGGCGGCGGCAATGTGTTAACCACGCTGGGGGCAATTCTGCCCACCATCGGCAATCCTGTGGGCTATCTCACCAACAACGTCGTCAATGGCTCGATTGATCTGGTCATCACGAGCATGGTGCTTTCACCGGTGATCACAAAGCAGCCGGCTCCTGACAACGCGTATTCCGGTTTCAATGCGCACTTTAGCGTGGAGCTGGAATCAACCAATGCTCCCGGCTACCAGTGGCGCAAAGGCGGCGTGGTATTGAGCAACGGGGGCCATTACTCCGGCGTGAACACGGCGGTCTTGAAGATCAGCAACGTTTCCGGGGCGGAACTGGGCAACTACGATGTGGTGATCACGAACGTCAGTGGTTCGGTGACCAGCAGCCCGGCGGCGCTTACATTGGCGGCGCCGTTTGGTTACGAAGCAGCAGCAACAGCGGCCGGGCCAGTGGCGTTGTTCATGTTTGATGAAATGAGCGATGCCACGACGAGCAACGCTTTGGCTTTTGATTACGCGGGTGACCTTGATGGCACTTATGGTTACATCGTGCAAAACGGTTTCAATGGAATTGCCGGTCCTCGCCCGAGTGACGGCTTGCCGGGATTTGATGCAACGAACAACGCGGTTCGCACTTTTGGTTTCACACCGGAGGCGCACGTCACGATTCCGGCCCTGAATCTGAATACGAACGCGGTGACACTGACCGGATGGATCAATCCCGGCGCTCCGGCCGCAAATGCCGGTCTGATTTTCTGGCGCGGCGGTGGCACAGTTGCCGGGTTGAACTTCACTGGTAATGTGGACGGTAACGGTTATCGCACGCTTGGCTATACCTGGAATAACGAAGCGGGAACGTTTCTCTGGAATTCACAGATCGCGCCGACGCCCGGTCAATGGTCTTACGTGGCGCTTGTCATCACGCCGACCAATGCAACGGTGTACATATTCGACGCGAATGGCTTGCGCGCTTCGTCGCAAAACTATTCGCACGTGAACCAGAGCTTTTCTGCTGCCGGTTTGATTGGCGACGATGGATTCTCTGGCGGAAATCGTCAGTTCGATGGCGCGATTGATGGGGTGGGTATTTACGCCAAATCATTGACGCAATCCCAACTCGAAGCACTCTATGTAGCCGGCTCGGGCGCCTCATCCTTCGCTCCAGTCATCTGGGCGCAGCCGATGTCCTTGAACCTTTACGAGCAACAAAACGCCACCTTTAACGTCGGGGCGAGCGGCACATTGCCGTTGAGTTATCAATGGCAGATGACTGATGGCGTTAACTTCTATGACGTTGTCAATGGCGGTCGAATCAGTGGTGCGACTTCGTCAATGCTGACGATCAGTAATCTTGTTTTGGCAGATGCGACGAATTTCGTGGTCGTCGTTAGCAACGCCGCGGGTGGGCCGGTTATGAGCACGATGGTGACGTTGACTGTGAATCCGGCTGGCCCGGCTGAAGCGATCACCAACTCAGTGGTGCAAACCAGCGGTCAGAGTTGGGAAACTCCCTCCGGTTGGAGTGACGGTCTGGCGGCCTCCGTTTCGGCAGCGTCGAAACCAGGTAGTTCGTATTACATAACTGGTAATGCGGGCTTGCGCACTCCTGCGGGTGCGGCGAGCGCAACATTTCCGGGAAACACATTGCGAGTTGAGGGAAATGGTGTTTTCAACACCACCATCGCCGGTAGTGGCATTGGTGCCGTGATTTTGAAAAGCTCCAACGGAGGCGTGGTGAACTTCCCGAAATTGATCATGGCGGGTGGTGAAATCCTAAACTTCGTGGATTCCGGCGGCAGCACGGTCATTGGCGGCGAACTGAATGTGATCTCTAATACGCCCATCTACGCAGCCGATGACACCAGCTCGCGATCAATTCGCGTCGATGCGAAATTGACAGGTGACGGCACGGTTGAGTATCGCGCTTACTCAGGCACGACTTTTATTCCAGCGAACGTTGCCTCGCTGAATATTGCCGGACTCAACAACACTTTCACGGGCAAATGGAATGTGTTGCTCGGAACATTGGTTGGTAATGCGGCGGGTTCATTGGGCACAAACACCATCACCGTCGCAACGAACGGTGCAATCCAGGCCAACTATAATATCGGCAATACCAATGGTGCATTGGTTCTCAATGGGCGGTTCAACTTGACGCGCAACCACACGTTCAAGACCGTGACAATAGCGGGCACGAGCCTCGGTGCGGGCACTTACACTTTTGCTCAGTTGAACACTGCTTTTCCGGCGAACTTCCCCGCCTCGTGGACCGGCCAGCCGGGTGCGCTTTCGGAAACGATTGCTTCCGGCAGCATCACTGTAATTGGCGGAGCCGCGACACCGATTCCGCTGACGAACAATTGGAATGGCACGACGCTCACGTTGGCCTGGCCGACCGGCTGGAGCTTGTTGGAAGCGACAAATGTGAGCGGGCCGTGGACCACGAACTTGTCAGCCACATCACCGTTTGTTGTGTCGCCGACCGGACCGCAGAAGTTCTTCCGCTTGCAAGCGCAGTAATGGTGTTTGGAGTTTGGTTGTTCAGGCAGCCGGAGTGAAAATTCCGGCTGCCATTGAAAAATCAAAATCACGTGGTTTTCCGTGAAAATCAAGGAGACAGATTGAATGAATACCAGGCACAAGAGAGGTGGGAGTGAAATTGCGATGGGTGCGGGGGCGTTCACGCTTATCGAGCTGCTTGTGGTCATTGCCATCATTGCAATTTTAGCGGGCTTGCTGCTTCCCGCCATCGCCAAGCCCAAAGCCAAGGCACAACAAGCCAACTGTGTCAGCAATTTGAAGCAGTTAAATCTGACCTACACGATGTATGTCGACGACAACAGCGGAACGGGAATTGATTATGGTGGGACTGCTTACACGTTGTGGATGAAGCCGCTCGCAGCATACCAGGCCAAAGTGCATAAGGTTCGTGCTTGTCCAGTGGCTCCGGATCGCAGCAAGGCAAATACCTCGCTTGCCAAGGGAAATGCAGTCGCTTGTTGGGATTGGAATCTGTATAGCGGTTCAACCGATCCGAACGAAAACATCGGCAGCTATGGGATGAATGCCTGGTTGTATGTCAACTCACCGACTTTGGCCTCCACCGGTTATTATTTCGCCAAGGAGTCATCTATAAAGCGCCCCGATGCGACGCCCAGTTTTTTTGACGCGGTCTGGCTCGATGCGTGGATCAGGATCACCGATGTGCCAACGGTGGGCTTGGATTTGATCAATGGCGATGCCAGTGACATCCCGGTTGCGATGAAACGCGTCATGGTAGCCCGGCATCCATTGCAGAATGGTGCCAGGACGGCATTTAACCAAACCATTCAAGGCTCGATTGACATGGGCTACATCGACGGCCACGTCTGTAAATTGCGCTTGCAGGACATCAAGAGCGTCTATTGGCACAAGGATTACGCGCCAGCGTCAAGCCCATGGGCGACGGCACCCTTACCTAATCCCTGAGCAATGAAAGGAACGGTTGACTGCGACACGCTTATGACAACAACAGGATCGATTAAGTTTGTTTGTGTTTTTCTTTTCTCTAAAAGCGATCTTTGTTTTGTTTGATTTGGCAGGCGTTTCCTCTTCTTTATTGAATGGCAGTTCGTGTCACCGGTTCAGTCTGCTAATCGAACTGCGCGATGTCTTTTCGCCAGAATTCCAACATTTTTGCGGTCACGCATGATTATTATTCCTTGCCTGTGGCAGAAACAGCCGTGGACGAAGATTACAACGTCTATTTGGGTAACACTATGAGTTCTCTCCGCTTCCGACAGATCCAACAAGGTTAACCGCTGTTCGCACCTGAGCGGATTTGGTAAAAGCCAGGACAGAAGTTATGATCCTGTAACAGATGAAGATGAGGCTCATCCCGATCCAAGTCGAATGCTGCATAAACTCCCAATGATTCCCATTCACGAATTGCTCAACCGGATCCGGTGGGATCCGGAGTTTGCCAAGGGGAACTTTCAGTTGGGATACTACGATCGAGCTGAAGACCGCATCATTTTGGTCCCACTGAAAGAGGTGGGCTTTCCGCCCGAAAGCCCCACAAACCCTTTCAGCTCACCGATGCCGAGGGGCAAATCCACCGCATCCCGTTTCACCGCGTCCGGGAGGTTTACAAGGACTCCCAACGCATTTGGCATCGAGGAGAGCCGCGTGAATAGTGATCTGAAGGAAGGGACCGAAGATCATACCGAATCATTTTAAAATTCTGAATCACGTTTTCAGGCCAACCGTGCTATTCGCTCATGGCACTTGCAAGCCCGGGGTTCATTCCCTTTCCGCGGAGCGACCGTTTGCTGGCAGAACCCTGACCGATTTGAGAGGAACCACGAACCCAGTGGCCGCAGCTAACCTCACCTATTTAGGTGATGAGGTCTTAACCATGTTTAGGGATATGAAGTTCGATATTTTTCCTTATATTTAACGCCAGTCAGCCACAAAAATAATTAAAGGACGGGGTTATTCCCGTCTCGACTTTATCTGCCTAAAATGGCCAACAACCTAAACATTGATCATCGACTGTGGGTTCACCGCCGTCATCCTGAGTCCCCCAACAAAACAGGCAGGCCAGAGAACGTGGGATTTGCGTTCACTCATTTTCAAAAATGAAAAGCCGGAAACAAGAGACAACCATGCCACGAAAATTGTTATGGCTGGCCGGTATCATGGTTGCCCTACTCGGAATGGCTGGCCATCCTCAGCGAGCGTCGGCAACCACGGCGATGATTTTTTGCAATGGCGATATGGGAAGCGCAAGCGGTCTGACTACCTCGCAAATCAACGGTTTGAGAGCATCGGGCTTCACCACCATGGTTCTGTTCACCATGAGCGTCCAAACGAATGGAGATTTTACCTTCAGCGACGGCTCGACGGTTTGCAGTGGCGGAGTCTATGTGGGGCCTTCCAACTGGGCATCGCTTATAAACCAATGCCGGGCTGCACAAACGAGCATCAATCGAATCGAGATGTGCATCGCACAGTGGGGTGATACGAGCTTTAGAAACATCAAAAACCGCATCGCGGCGGACGGCACAGGCTCGGGAACAGTTCTTTACAGAAATCTGCAGGCCTTGAAGAGCGCATTGGGAATCGATGCAATCGATTACGATGACGAGACCATCTACGACGCAAGTTCTGCAATCAGCTTCGGCCAAATGTGTGGTGCTGTGGGTATGAAAGTGAGTCTTTGTCCCTACACCAATCCTGGTTACTGGCAAGCCGTGAAAGCTGGTTTGGGAAGTACATGTGATCAGGTCTATCTTCAATGTTACGATGGTGGGGCAGGTAATAATCCCACAACCTGGAATTCCTATTTTGGCGGTTTAAAGGTAATACCTGGTTATTGGGATTATGAACGTGATTCCACGTTTCTCAACAACATGCAAGCGTGGAAAAGCGCTGGGGGCAACGGTGGTTTTCTCTGGCCTTCTTGCACCGGATGCAATCCTCCCGCCGATTCCAACGAAATGACCCAATATGCACACCAAATTCTTAACACCTTCAATCCAGTCGTTAATCCCGTCACTGCTGCTGATGTTGTGGGCAGCCAGGTCACTTTCTCGGCGGCCTTTGTGGGCAGTAACCTAACCTACCAATGGCAAATGATTCGAGGTGGGGCGACGAACAATATTCCCGGCGCGACGAATACGACGTTGACTCTTTCCAACCTGCAATTGACCAACACGGCATCCTATCAACTGCAAGCTTCCAATGCCGCGGGAATTGTCACAAGCACCTCAGGTTCACTTACGGTTTCGAGCGTGCCTGCGGCGGTGAACAATGTCATCACTTCCTACGCGGCCCAAACTGGCCTGGGTTTTGGTTTTTCGCTCACCCCAAGCTGGACTGTTGCGCCGGGCAGTTTGATTTACGGACAATTTCCCAGCAGCACAAATGGCGATTTTGATCTGGAACCAAATTGGGGTGATCGGAATGTCAATTCGCTGACATCTGGTGATGGTCTCAGGATTACCCCGGGCGGCAATCCAATCACAACCAGCACAAACTATGTGACGTGTGGCAACGGAGGCAGTCCGGCGGCAGGCGCTTCAGTAATCTATACGCTCACCGGGTCCGCTGGCGGGTGTAATCTTACTAATATCACGGTTTACGGAGGGTGGAGGGATGGTGGACGCGACCAGCAAGCTTATACCGTTTATTATTCCAAGACTACGGCACCTGCGACCTTCATCTTATTGGGAAGCGTCAACTACAACCCCGCGAATGCCGCCAACGTGCCTTCTGCAACCAGGGCAATACTTAGAGCTGCGAATGGATGGCTGGCCACCAACGTGGCCGCTGTGAAATTTGACTTCACCAGTCCTGCTTCAGAGAACGGTTTTTGCGGCTATGCCAACATCGGCTTGTTCGGAATTCCGCTAGGCCCGGTGGTGGTGATGAACACATTGCCTGTGACCGCGGCAGATGTAGTGGGCAGTCAGGTCGCATTTACGGCGGCGTTCACAGCCGCCAGTCCTCCGGCCTATCAGTGGCGGGTGATAAGTGGAGGAACGACCAACGACATACCTGGAGCCACGAACACGACACTGGCACTCACAAATTTGCAACTGACGAACACGGCTGCTTACCAGCTTCAGGCGTCGAATGCTTATGGCGTGGCCCTCAGTTCGCCGGGTTCGCTTACAGTAAGCAGCATGCCGGCTGCGGTGAACAATGTTGTCACCTCCATGGCTGCGCAAACCGGCCTCGGAAACGGCACCGCGTTTACGCCCACATGGACTTTCACGACGAACGACAATTTGATCGCCGGCCAGTTACCGAGCAACACAAGTGGAAATTTCAGCATGGAAGTGCCCGGTCGGAGCGTCAACTCCCTGACGGTTGGCGGGAGCGATTCGCTAACGCAGATTGCGGCCAGCGTGGGCTACACCACGAGCACAAACTATGTGACCTGTGGAAATGGCGGCGGGGCGGGTTCATCGGTGACCTACACGCTAACCGGTTCGGCCAGCGGATTTAACCTGACGAATATCATGGTTTATGGCGGATGGGTGGACGCGGGCCGAGACCAACAGGCTTATACGGTTTATTATTCCACGATGGCGGCCCCGACGACTTTCTATTTATTGGGCAGCGTCAATTACAATCCATCAAATCCCGCCAACGTCCAGTCGGCCACACGTGCGACGCTCAGACCGTCGACCGGTGCGCTCGCGACCAATGTGGCAGCGGTGAAGTTTGATCTCAGTAATCCAGCATCGGAGAATGGTTTCTGCGGCTATTCGCAAATTGCATTGTTCGGAACTCCCACTCAAGTCGTGGTGCCACCCGCGACCAATCCAACCAATCTCTCGTTTGAAGTTTCGGCCAACAGTCTGCTGATCAACTGGTCCAGCGATCACACTGGCTGGCGGTTGCAATGCCAGACTAATAACTTGGACGTGGGGATTGGCACTAACTGGTTTGATGTCGCAGGGTCAACAATCACCAACCAGATGTCCCTTCCCCTAAACCCGGGCAATGGAAGTGTCTTTTATCGATTGTTATATCCTTAGGTAGTGGCGGTGGATCCTAAGGATTTCAGCGGCGAGCGTTTCGAGACGCTCCGTGCGACGTGCGCCGAGCACGACGGTGTGCCCCTTCGCGGCAAGGTGGCGGGCGGTGGCTTCGCCAATGCCACTGCTCGCGCCAGTGATGAGGATGACTTTGGATTCAAGGTTTGTCTTCATGCTGTATGTTCTTTCTCTATTGGTTGGCTTTCTTCAATGGGTTCACTGGTCTCAATGCTTTAAATCGATGGTACTCATCATGTGACTGTCGGGCCGACCTGTACGCTGTAGCCTCCATCCGCCATCACGATCGAACCAACGAGGAAACTTGCGCGCTCCGAGGCGAGGAAGGACACGACCTCTGCTATCTCCTCCGGTTGCGCAGCGCGTCCGATAGGCGCGTTCTTCCCATGCTGGGCCAGAAACTCAGGTCCGTTCGGCATGAAGTGATTCAGCAAGTTTGTGACGACATCGCCAGCACCTACCGCGTTGACACGGATGCCATGTTGGATGTTTTCGACTGCCAACACGCGTGTGAGTTGCGCAAGTCCGCCCTTTGAGGCGCAGTAGGCAGCAATCCCCGGAAAACCGAAGAAACACGCGTAAGAACCAATATTCACGATGGCGCCGCTTTTGTTCGGAATCATCGCACGCACCGCTTCGCGCGAGTGGAGAAAGACACCAGTCAGATTGACCGACAGAATGCGGTTCCATTCCTCAAGCGTCATGTCCACAGCACGCTTGTAAATGATCGTCGCCGCGTTGTTTACCAGGATGTCGAGCTTGCCAAAGCGTTTGGTGGCCAGCGCCACGACAGACTGCGCGGTTTCTTCATTGGCCACATCGCCCACAAAAGTTACGATGCGGTCCTGGTCTTTAAAAACATCGTTGAGCGCAGGATTGATGTCTTCTGCGACGACCAAAGCGCCGCGCTCATGTAATAATTCGACGGTTGCCCGACCGATACCGCTCGCTGCACCAGTCACGATGGCGACCTTGTCCTTAACTTCATTGATTGTATTCATAATGGAGTGTTCAGTTGATATTGGTTGAGTTCGATCTTCACTTCATGGAGTCAACGTAGCGCAGGCTCGTCCTCGCACAAATCTGTTGGCGCGAAGTTAGGGGCACTCTCAGCAATTATCTCAACCGACTCTAATTAGCCCGACTGACCTGGAGTTGGGTTGATTAGTGGGATCGTGGAAGTTTTGTCTGCGGCGGCAGTGAGTCAGCACCATTCTCAACAATCAACTTCAATCCGCTCTTAAACCATTACGGCAAGCATCACCTATTTCGGTGATAAGGAGGTTACCATGTTTGGGGATTTTCAAGAAAGGCCTCTTAACGCTACTTTTTACCAATGACCCCATACTGCATTAGTGACATTTGGATTGTTGCGAAACGAGTCAGTTGATAAGTAGATAAAATACAATTACTAACTCTGTGAACTACCCTAAAAATAGACAATACCTTTTGGCGGGTTTGACCGCCGTAATTGCGTCCGGCGCAATTCATTGCACCAATGCTTCTCCCGCCAACATACCCGACTTCTCTTTCGAGAATACGAGTCTGGCGGATGGTGCAACTACCGGGGCACCGAATGTTGGCACAAATTGGACGGCTGCTGGTAACGGCGGCGTATTTCTGCGAAATCCTCAAGATGATCGGTTTGCTGGCTCAAGTGAAACAACTGTGCCTCCGGGTAATTTGCCGGCACCAGGCGACGGAACCAACTGCCTGATTGTCAATATCAATGGCAACACCGGTTATGTATGGCAGAACATCGGGGCGCTGCAGGCCAATACGATTTACACTCTTACTGTGGCGGTGGGTTTGGATTTGATCGATGCAGGTGGCAGCGGTGTTATTGCATTGGTGAATGGAGTTAATCCTTTTGGGACGATCCTGGCATCGGCACCGGTTGATACGACCACCAACACGACAGGGACGTTCTCTGATGTCACGCTGACTTTCACCACCGGCCAAATTGTAAATGGTCCGCTGACTATTTTGCTGCGTGGGGATTCCGGCACACAAATCATTTTTGACAACGTGCGCCTGGATGCGACCGCAGCCCCCAACTCGCCTACCGCATTGGCTGTTACAGCCACCCCTACAAACTTTGTATACGTTGGAACAGTGGTGACCTTGAAAGAGGACCCTGCTGGGGCGGCGCCTTTTGGGTATCAATGGCAAACCGATAACGGTTCGGGTGGTGTCACTTTTACTGCCATACCCGGCGCGACGGCATCAAGCTATGCGGTGAATACCAACGGTTTCACACCTGGCTCCCCGATTGAGTATCGCGTGATTGTAACCAACACATTTGGTGTTTCAACCAGTGCACCAGTTGCGGTGACTGCTATTACAGGTGCCCCAGTGGTGAAGAACGATGTGTTGCCAGTTACTGGCTCGGACATCGTGGGTAGTTCGGTGACGTTTGCCGCCAGCTTCGAGGGTTCGTTACCCATACACTATCAATGGCAGCATGACGGTGTCGATATTTCAGGGGCCAATAGCGCAAGCTTAACCCTCAATAATCTTCAATTTACCGACACCGGTTCTTACCAGGTCGTTGCGACCAACTCGATTGGTACCACGGTGAGTTCAGCCCGGTCGCTTACGGTGAACCCGGCTCCGGATCCGGTTGATGGGGTGGTCGTTTCCGTTGCAACCCAAACAGGCAATGGCGGCTCCACGTCGTTTACTCCTACCTGGAATGTTTCGACCAACAGTCTTGTTGCTGGCGTTGCCCCGAGTAGCGTAGGCACGGGCAACTTTAGCGCTGACAGTTCCGGCGTGGTGGCGGTACTGACGGATGGCAAATTTGGTCAGTTAAATCCAGCAGGAAATGGCAGCACTGATTTTGTGACCTGCGGCGTGAATAATCAAGGTGGCGGGTTTGTTACCTACACACTGCCGGTCTCCGCTTCCGGATACGACATCACGAACATCGTGGTCTATGGTGGCTGGAGTGACGGCGGACGCGACCAGCAGAAGTACATCGTGTACTATTCCACGGTGGCGAGCCCGACGACGTTCAATCCGATTGCGGATGTGGATTTCAACCCTACGTTGCCGGGGACCGTACAATCTTCGACGCGTATTACTTTGACTGACACCAATGGGGCTTTGGCTAAAAACGTGGCGGCAATCAAATTTGACTTCAACATTCTTGCACCGCCAACCGTGGAGAACGGTTACGCCGGATATTCTGAAATTGGCATTGCTGGTTTTCCCTCGGCCCCAGCTCCGGTTATATCCACAAACACGACTCCGACATCCGCCATTGATGTCGAGGGCAGTTCAGTCACGTTTCTCGCCGCCTTCAATAGCGCAAGTCCGGTCTCATATCAGTGGCGCAAAGACACTGGTAGCGGCCCTGCTCCGATACCGGGAGCTACCAGTCAGACGCTGACATTGGTGAACTTACAGTTTTCGGATACGGCTTCCTATAGCCTGCTGGCTTCCAATGCCTCCGGAGTTACGATAAGCACACCCTGTGCTCTGACGGTAACCAGTGCTCCCGGACCGGATGGAAATGGTGTCATTGCTTCGTCTGCGACGCAGACAGGTATAGCGCCTTTCCGCACAACCTGGAATGTCCTCCCCGGCAGCCTCATTGCCGGAGCCCTGCCCAGCAGTATTGGGTTGGGTAATTTCAACAACGAAGGCGGTGGCGGCGTTCCTCGATTGACTGACGGCAGCTTTGGATCTACTGGCAACGGCCAGCCCAACGTATCATTGGCGACTGGCGGCCCTGGTGCTGGCAATTCGGTCACTTACAATCTGCTCGGGTCCGCCAGCGGATACGACCTTACCAACATAACGACTTTAAGTGCCTGGACTGACAAGGGGCGCGACGGGCAATCCTATAATGTTTTTTACTCCACGGCAGTCGACCCGGACAACTTCATCCAGTTGACCTCTATCTATTACAATCCCTCAGGAGCCAATAAACCCACCGCCGATCGCGTAACACTGACGCCGAGTAGCGGGGTGCTGGC
This window encodes:
- a CDS encoding beta strand repeat-containing protein, translating into MNYPKNRQYLLAGLTAVIASGAIHCTNASPANIPDFSFENTSLADGATTGAPNVGTNWTAAGNGGVFLRNPQDDRFAGSSETTVPPGNLPAPGDGTNCLIVNINGNTGYVWQNIGALQANTIYTLTVAVGLDLIDAGGSGVIALVNGVNPFGTILASAPVDTTTNTTGTFSDVTLTFTTGQIVNGPLTILLRGDSGTQIIFDNVRLDATAAPNSPTALAVTATPTNFVYVGTVVTLKEDPAGAAPFGYQWQTDNGSGGVTFTAIPGATASSYAVNTNGFTPGSPIEYRVIVTNTFGVSTSAPVAVTAITGAPVVKNDVLPVTGSDIVGSSVTFAASFEGSLPIHYQWQHDGVDISGANSASLTLNNLQFTDTGSYQVVATNSIGTTVSSARSLTVNPAPDPVDGVVVSVATQTGNGGSTSFTPTWNVSTNSLVAGVAPSSVGTGNFSADSSGVVAVLTDGKFGQLNPAGNGSTDFVTCGVNNQGGGFVTYTLPVSASGYDITNIVVYGGWSDGGRDQQKYIVYYSTVASPTTFNPIADVDFNPTLPGTVQSSTRITLTDTNGALAKNVAAIKFDFNILAPPTVENGYAGYSEIGIAGFPSAPAPVISTNTTPTSAIDVEGSSVTFLAAFNSASPVSYQWRKDTGSGPAPIPGATSQTLTLVNLQFSDTASYSLLASNASGVTISTPCALTVTSAPGPDGNGVIASSATQTGIAPFRTTWNVLPGSLIAGALPSSIGLGNFNNEGGGGVPRLTDGSFGSTGNGQPNVSLATGGPGAGNSVTYNLLGSASGYDLTNITTLSAWTDKGRDGQSYNVFYSTAVDPDNFIQLTSIYYNPSGANKPTADRVTLTPSSGVLAANAVKVRIDFLDAENGWSGYAEISLYGSPSAAVNAAPFLAEDITPATGSDVVGSSVTFKATINGSGPISYQWRKDTGSGPIDIPGATSPTLTLNNLQLGDSATPGYSLQASNQFGLVTSSAASFTVNPVPAPVNGVIAAPANQTGASGTVFKPTWTVPSGSLIAGMTPSALGSGDFAQEGALGVSALTDGVVGASGGGALSFATCGTGAGTAVTYALAGGASGYSLTKIVTYAGWGDSGRDGQGYTIYYSTVANPTTYIPLATTSYNPSIAGGVPSVDRVTLVSEPGGALAQNVANVRFEFLNVENGWSGYSEIELFGTPAPPAIGSTTISGGKLILTGSGGTPGGSYSWLTSTNVTAPVANWTTNSTGLFNGSGAFSNAIPVNTTEAVRFFRLKTP